A stretch of DNA from Nitrosopumilus zosterae:
AATAATATTTTTTTTAGTTTGTTTTCCAAATCATCATTATTTGAAACTGTTAGAACTGCATTATTTCGTACATGTTCATATTGAGGGATTTCTTCATTAAAATAAACATTCATTGTAGGTTTATCTAAAATCATTGATTCAAGAAGCATTGTTGGAGTAGCATGAATTTCAGGAGATAGAACCATTACTACATCTGCACTATTAATTGTATCAATTACTGATGTCCACAAATAAACAGGGATGGAACTATCTAATTTTGTTATTAATGATTTAATTTCTTCATTATGCGTTAATTGTATAGGATGTAGTTTTACAATGATTTTTACATTTTCAAATTTTTTAATTATTGACAATATTTCTTTGATAGATTCATTGAATTGTATTTTGAGATTTGTATTAGATTGTCCATTAGTTTCATTAATTGGATTAGGAGCTAAAAGCAAAGTTTTTTCATATTTATCTTTAGTTTCTAACTTTGAACAAAAGTAGTCATCATGTCTTGGACTTCCAGTGACTATGATTCTTGATGGATCAATATGATATTCATTTATCAACCACTTTTTCTTCATTTCGCCCCATACCGCAATTTTATCTTTAAATGAAATATATTCAGATAAAATATCAAATCGCTTTGTTTTATCAATTCTTTCAATAAATCCATGTTCAAGTAAAATGGAAGGAATTTTTTTATTATTAACTTCAAGGAAGGTTTTTTCTGTTTCGCCCATCTCATTTAGGGAAACAATGCACCTTAAATCAATTTTCTCAAAAACTTTTTTTGCACTAAGAACAAGTGATATATAAAAAGAAAGTCTTTCCGAATAGGTTTTCATGAAAACTTCTTTAATTATATTCCAAAAACTACATCCTTCAATTTGAAAGATATCATTAAAAATGTTAGAATTTTTCCATAGTTCATCAATTTTTTTTGAATAGAAATCAACTAAAAAAGGAATTTTTGCTTTTTCATCTTTATTCAAGACATCGTCTAACTTTAAAATTTTACATTTTGATTTTCTTATTACATCAACAGATTTTTTGCTCCAAATTGCTGATCTTCTTTGATTAATTAGAATTACATTTCCATCATAATTTTTCATTTCTTGAAAGAGTTTTGAAAATAATTGTGGATTAAATTCTAAAAAAACAATACTCTTTTTTTTAGAATTTTTAAGATCAAACCAAAAACTGAAGAAAAAAGCACTAAATGTTTCTAACAAATTTTTTATTTTAAGATATTTTTTTCGTGATAAAGTAAATGTTAGAGGAATTTTACCTACATTATATTTAGCAGTGATTTTGTCCCAAAGAAGATCTTTTTTGATTTTGTTTTCAAAAAATTCGGTTTCAATATTTTTTCCCTTGGTGATTGTTTCAATTAATTTTGATAATTGACTTGTCGCAACAATTTTGGTAGGTTTTTCTTTTTCAATTATTTTTTTAATTATAAGAAGATCAATTAAATTTGGCATAAGATATGATAGAAATTCATGTGAATCAAAAATTTTTAATAGATTTACTCCTTCTAAACTACAATTATCAATAGAAATTTTTGAATGCCATGACAAAAATTCTGCGATTTGATCAAATATTTTTAATCGTTCATTCAAGCTAAGAAAATCATCGGCTATTTGATGATCAATTTTTTGAGATTGGAGTTTTTGATGAACATCTATATTAAATGAAAAAATTTTTGCATCATTAATTTTTAATAAATCTTGCGGAATAACACGTAAATCTGAAATATTATTAAGAAAGATGAATTTTGTCAAGATAATTATCGTTATGATTTTTCATAATTATTTAACTATAGCTTATAATTTGTTAGGCAAAATAAATTTGAGCTATTTAAAAAATAGCCATATTCTAATAGAAAATATCCACAACATTTAGTTAATTACGATAAAATTTCTTTTAATTCTATCATTAGATAATTTATCATATGCATACTTTGTAAAACCAACAAGAGTATATCCATTAGGCTCATAAAGCAAATCTATAATTCGGAATTTTTCTTTCAAGTTTAATGATTCATAAAAGGATAATGAAAGATTAGATTTTAATTTTTGCGATACGTTAGTTTGCGGAATAGATAATTTTTTTTCAGTTTTTATACTAGAATCAAAAAGTAAACCCTGAGTACTTTCGGTGATTCCAAAAATAGAGTATCCATAAAGATTGGTTTTTTTAAATAATTTGTCTATATCATTGAAGTCATAAAGAAATTCATTTGTATGCAAAAGTGAATCAACGATCAAAGTATCTTCTTCTTTTTTATTTTTAAAATTTAGATTCCAACCATAATCAAATTTATTTAATTCAAGATCTCTAACTAATTCAATTCCTAAATCATAATTGGATTTTTCTTTACCTAATAAAATAGAAATCATCTCTTTGTTCAGCATTCTTTTATGACCACCTAATTTTCCATACAAATAAAGAAAAATTATACCATCGTCTTTCAATGTTTTAGTTAACATTTGCAACCCCTTACTTGGGTTTGAAAGATGGTGTAATACTCCCATGCACAAAACAATATCAAATTTTCCAAGATTCTCAACACCAGTCATGATATTGTGTTTTTGAAATTGAATATTTTTTGTGTTTTTTTTATTTTTTAATTCATTTGCTATTTCTAATGATTTTTCAGAAATGTCTATTCCAAGAAAATTGCATTTCTTAAAAAATTGTGCAACATTTGTAATTCGATGTCCACTGCCAGAACCAGCATCTAAAATATTTTTTTCTTCTAACTTTATTTTACTTTCCATTTCAAATATTCGTAAGAGATTCAATAATTCATTTGTTTGAGCAGCATCAGTTGAGGGAGATGGATAGGGATATTTTTTGTACATATTCTCAACTTTTTGGGTAATTGTATCATCTTTAGTCATGAAATATTTCCTCTTTGATAGTAAAAGAATTTTTTCGTCACATATTTAATTAATCATTATTGAATAATAATCAAATGGAGTTAAATGAGGAATTTCTTAAAATCAAAGATTTAGAAAAAACAACAGATAAAATTTGTGAATTTATCAAAGATGAAATTTCTAATAAATTTCAGAAAAAAGGTGCAATTGTAGGTCTAAGTGGAGGAGTTGATTCTGCTGTCACTATGGCACTTTGTGCTAAATCTTTAGGTTATGAACAAATTTTAGGTTTAATCATGCCAGAAAAAGAATCAAGTTCTTCTAGTCAATTACTTGCAAAAGAAGTTGCTAAAAAATTTAATGTTGAAACAAAAATAATAGACATTACTCAAATTTTAGAATCTTTTGGAGTTTATGATATCAAAGAGCAAATTGTAAAGGAGAAATTTCCAAAATTTAATATTGAATGTAAATATAGAGTAATTGTTCCTCCTAAATCAAAAAATATTGTTGGAATTCCGTTCTTGGAAATACTTGATGAAAACAATGAACGTCATAAATTAAAAATATCTTCTTCAGATTTTCTTACACTAACTGCTGCTACGTCAATTAAGCATAGAGTACGAATGACAATGTTATATTTTCATGCAGAAAAAAATAATTTCTCTGTAGTAGGAACCACAAATAAATCTGAATATCAACAAGGCTATTTTGTAAAATATGGTGATGGGGGTTCCGATATTGAACCTTTAGTAAATCTCTATAAATCTCAAATTTATCAATTAGGAGAGTTTTTAAAAGTTCCCAATCAAATATTGTCTAAGGAAGCATCACCAGATGTTTGGAGTTTTTCAACCACTGATGAAGAGTTTTTTTACAGTGTTCCATATCAGATAGTTGATTTAATTTTATATGCACGAGAAAATAAGTTGTCTATAAAAGATATTCAGAAAATTTCGGATTTGTCCAAAGAGGATATTGAAAGTTTAGTTAAAATTCAAAACATAAAGCAAGTAAAAAGTCAACATATGAGAGAAATTCCTCATAGTTGGATGCCTGACTTTACTTAATAGATAATAATCAGAGAATTTTTGAAAAATTAAGAAAACTAAATGATTGAAATTAATAAAGATAAGCATACTGAAAGTCACAATCCATTAGTTAGTATAATTATTCTCAATTATAATGCAGGAAATTTACTTGTGGATTGTATAAATTCTATTCAAAAATCCACTTATACTAATTTTGAAATAATATTAGTTGATAATGTTTCAAAAGACAATAGTCATATTATTTGTAAAGAAAAATTTCCCACTATAAAATTAATAGAAAATTCTGAAAATTTAGGATATTGTGAAGGCAATAATGTAGGGTTAAGAAAAGCAAATGGAGAATTCATGATGGTTTTAAATCCAGATACTATTGTAGATTCCCAATGGTTAGAAGAATTGTTAAATGCTTATCAAACTAATGGTGAGGGAATTTATCAGCCAAAATTTTTAGCTATAACGGATCATTCTATGTTGTTAAGTACTGGAAATATGATACAAATTTTTGGTTTTGGATTTTCTCGCTCTAAGGGCAATATGGATAAAAAACAATTTGAAAATATAGAAAAAATTGATTATGTGTCTGGAACATGTCTTTTTACTTCAAAAAAGGTTCTGAAAAAAATTGGATTGTTTGATCCTTTTTTATTTGCATTTCATGATGATTTAGAATTATGCTGGCGCGCTGCATTAATCAAAATAAATTCTTTCTATGTTCCAAAATCAATTGTGTATCATCCCATTGAAGGAACTAGTTTCAAATGGAGTCCATTAAAATTCAAGTTAATGGAGAGAAATAGAAAGTATTGTCTACTTACACTATATGATCGTAAAACATTGCTCAAAATGATTCCTGGATTATTTTTAGTAGACATAGCTGTATTTTTTTTCTATTTAAAGAAAGGATTAGTGAAAATGAAAATTTCAGCAGATGTTGAAATTCTTCAAAATTTTAAAATTATTAACCAAAAGTATTCCCAAAATCAAAAAATAAAAATCATTTCAGATAAAGAAATAATTCAACATCTAAAAAACAAAGTAGATGTTCCTAATTGGATAGTAGATACTAAAACTAATCATTTTTTCAATAGTTTCCTCAATAGAATATCAAAAATCACAAGAATGATAATCTAACAATTCAAAGAATTTTTTTTGGATATAACAACTGCTATGGCATTTTGTTTTTCATGGCTTACAGAAACAAGAAAATTGTAAGAAGGATCTTTTGATAAAGAAACTATAGGTTTAGAATCTAAATGATCAGTGATAATATCTAGAAAATCTATTTTTTTGTTTATTGATTTTATCACAGATTCCTTGATAGCAAATTTTACAGCAAATGATTGGGATGAATTTTTATTATTTAAACAATAGTCAATTTCAGATAAATGGAAAATTTTTTTATAAAAAATTTCATTGTCTTGATATGGTTTTTCTTTAAATCGTTCAATTTCTATTATATCTATACCAATTCCAATATTTTCAAGCATATAGAAAATATCGAGAAGGTTTATTTATTATCTATTGATGTTCGCAAATGTTATGAGTAATGATAAATTAAAGAAAATGATTAAAGAAATTTTTTTTGAAATATTTCCAAATTTAGTTGAAGATGATTTTGCCTGGGGGAAAAAGCAAAATGAATATGAAAATTGGGATTCATTTGCTCAATTAAACCTAATAACTTTTGCAGAAGCAAAATTTAACATTACATTTTCTTTAGATGAATCAATTGAAATAAAATCTGCAAATGATCTTCTAAAGTCAATACAATCACATTTAACATGAATATTATTAATTTTCTCAAAAAAAATGTAGAAAAATACCCTACAAAAATTGCTATAATTGATGAGGATGCAAGTATAACTTTTCAGAAACTTTATGAAGAAGTTCAAAAATTTTCAACATCCATTTCATTTTTAAATGAAAAAGACGTTATTAGTCTTATTTCAGATAATTCAATTTCATTTGTTATTTCATATTTAGGAATAATTAATGCAGGAAAGTTAGTTCATCTAATTCCACCTGAAATTTTTGAGAGTAATCTATCTACTCAATTAGAAGCATCCAATTCAGGAGCCATTATTTGTTCCAAATTAAATAAAAAGAGTTTTTTAGAAAATCAATCAATAAAAATTCCAATTTATGGAATAGAGGAAGTTCTATCAAACCAAGAAAAAATTTCAGATATCAAAAAAAATAATGACTTGGCATATCTGATTTACACTTCTGGAACAACATCAGATCCAAAAGGTGTTGCAGTATCTCATAAAATGATAGATTTTACTACCAAAAATATTGTAAAGGTTTTAGGATATTCGGATTCAGATATTGATCTTTTGCCCTTACCACTTCATCATTCTTTTGGATTAGGATGTGTTCATACTTCATTATATACAGGATCAACACTTGTTTTATTAAAAAATGCAAGTAATTTAGAATTTATGTTTGAGACATTAAAAAAATTTAAAGTAACAACATTTGCAGCCATTCCAGCAACTTTAACAAAAATATTAAAATTTGATAGAAATCTATTGGAGAGTTATTTTTCAAATATTCGATTAATAATTACCAATAGTACATCAATTCCTAAAAACACTGTACAAAATTTTAAACATATTTTAGTAAATGGAAATTTAGCAACATATTATGGATTAACTGAAGCATCACGTTCTTCTTTTATGATATTTGATGAAAAAAATGATAGGGATGAGTCTGTAGGAAAAGCTGCACCTAAAGTAGAGATAAAGATTGTTAATGATGAAAAAAATGAATCAAACTTGGGTGAAATTTGGATTAAAGGCGATAATGTGATTAAAAACTATTGGAGAAATTATGAAGCTGATAAAAATTTGATTGATGGATGGTTACGAACAGGAGACATTGGGTATTTTGATGAAGAGAAATATCTTTTTCTAAAAGGACGTAATGATGATATAATTAACATTGGGGGGGAGAAAGTTTCACCACTAGAAATTGAAGAAAGCGTAAAAGAAATTTTAGGGGTAGATGACGTTGCGGCATTTGGTATAATGCATGAAATTTTTGGTCAAACAATTAAGATTAATGTAGTTAAGGCAAAAGATTCCGATTTGAGCAAGTCTCAAATTTTGAGTCACTGCATAAAAAATCTTGAAAAATATAAAATCCCATCAAAAATTGATTTTGTTGAGAGAATTCCTAAAACAGACTACGGAAAAGTTAAACGTTTTATGCTAAAATAACTATAGACATCATGATTAATTCCAAGAATTTTAGAGATAATGAACAAGAATTAATGGATTATTACGGATATGTAGGATTTGGGGGAAGGATAAAAATTCGAATAAAATTTCTAAAGAGTTGGATTTTTCATTCTTTGGCTTATTCATCACCTTTACCCTCATGGTCAATTAAATTTCAAAGGATGCGAGGAGTGAAGATCGGAGAAAATTGCCATATTTCTCCATATGTCTTAATAGATCTATTACATCCAGAGTTAATCAAAATTGAAGATAATGTAACAATTAGTTCTAATTCAATGATATTTGCTCATGTAAATCCCTCAGCAAATGATTTTTTAAAAAAACATGGTTATCCCAGAACAATCAAATCTGTGATTGTTAAAAAAGGTGCAGTAATCAGTGTTGGATGTATAATAATTGCAGGAGTAACAATAGGAGAAAACGCAATAGTTGGTGCTGGGAGTGTTGTAACTCAGGATGTGCCAGATTATTGTGTCGTGGTAGGAAATCCAGCAAGAGTAGTAAAAAAAATTGATCATTAATAAATTTCATTAGTAAAAACAATTAAAATAAAACACATTTATCATATTTTATTTATTGAAATTTGTGGGTTTTACTTTTAAAAGATTATCAATTCCAGAAGTTATTCTAGTTGAACCAAAATTATATTCAGACAGCAGAGGTTTTTTCTATGAAAGTTTTAAAGAATCAGATTTTTTTTCAAATGAAATAACAAAATTTGTACAAGATAATGTCTCACATTCAATTAATGGAGTAATCAGAGGTTTGCATTATCAAATAAATCCAAAACCTCAAGCAAAATTAGTAAGTGTATTTAATGGAAAAATTTTTGATGTTGCAGTAGATATCAGAAAAAAATCTCCAACATATGGAAGATGGGTAGCTGAAATTCTTTCAGACGAGAATCACAGATCATTATATGTTCCAGAAGGATTTGCTCATGGATTTTGTGTTATGAGTAAAGAAGCAGATGTGTTTTATAAGGTAAGCAATGAACATTCACCAGAAAACGAACGTGGAATAATTTGGAATGATCCAACATTAAACATTCCATGGTCAGTAAAAAAACCAATTATTTCAGATAAAGACAGCAAGTTACCATTACTAGAAGAAACCGAAAATAATTTTATTTACTAAAAAATACATTAGAGTTAAATAATTAATTCCTAATTCGTAAATATGAAAATTTTAGTTTGTGGAGGAGCAGGATTTATTGGGAGTGCATTTATTAGAAATCATTTTAACAATCACCCAAAAGATGAAATAATAAATTTAGATTCACTTACAATAGGTTCGAATTTACTAAATCTGAAACAAATTGGACAAAATCAAAATTACCAATTTTTTAAAGAAGATATAAAAAATCAAGAAATTGTAAATAAATTAGCAAACGATGTAGATGTCATAGTTAATTTTGCAGCTGAATCTCATGTAGATAGAAGCATTGCAAATCCAAAACCATTCATAGAAACAAATATTCTTGGAACATATTCTTTATTAGAAGCTACAAAAAAATACAACAAATTATTCATTCATGTTTCAACTGATGAAGTTTATGGGGATGCAGAAGATTTAGATTCATTTACTGAGAAATCTTTGATTAAGCCTAGTAATCCTTATTCAGCTACAAAAGCATCTGCAGATCATTTAGTTGCCGCATATCATAGAACATATAACATAAAATGCATTACTACACGATGTACCAATAATTTTGGTCCTTTCCAATTCCCAGAAAAATTGATTCCTAAAACAATTATTAGAGCTAAAAAGAATCTGAAGGTTCCATTGTATGGAGACGGAAACCAAATTAGAAGTTGGATCTATGTATATGATCATGTACAAGCAATTGACGATCTAATTTTAAGAGGTGTTCATGGTCAGGAATATAATATTACTGCATGGAATGAAATTTCAAACAAAATAATCGTAGAAAAAATTCTAAAATTTCTTGGAAAATCGGATGATTTGATTGAACATGTTAAAGATAGACCAGGTCATGATAGAAGATATTCGATAGATGCCGCAAAAATTCAAAATGAAATTGGATGGAAACCAAAACATGAATTTGAGCAGGCTCTTAATGAAACAGTTGAATGGTATGAACAAAATCAGGAATGGTGGGAGCCATTAGTTGATGATAATTCTTTACATTCACAACCATGGACTCTTACCTGTAAATGACTAAAATTTTAGTGACTGGATCAACTGGGCTTGTTGGAAGACAAGTAGTAAGGGATCTTGTTAGGAAAAATTATGAAGTCTATGCTTGTTATAATAGAATAAAACCAGAATTTGGCATTCCTGTAAATCTAGATCTTTCAAAAACAGACAAAATAATCAGTGTTTTACACAGCATAAATCCAAATATAATAATTCATCTTGCAGCTATCACAGATTTAGAAAAATGTGAAATTCAAAGAGAACAAGCAGTTTTAATCAACACGGATTCAACTAGAATTCTGGCTAGAGAGTCAACAAAACTAGGTGCATTTTTTATTTATGTTTCAACAGATTATGTTTTTGATGGGACAGAAGGATATAGAAAAGAAGACGATATAACTAATCCACTAAATATTTATGGAAAATCAAAATTGGATGGCGAAATTGCTATAAGGGATTCAACATCAAAATATGCTATAATTAGAACTAGTACACCATTTGGATTACATTCAACAAAAAAAAGTTTTCCTTTATGGATTAAGGAGAATCTTGAAGGGGGAAAAGAAACATCTGTGTTAATTGATCAATTCACATCACCAACATATGTACCAAATCTTTCAAAAATGATCATAGAAGTAACACTAAAACAGATTATTGGTATCATTCATTTAGCTGGAGCTACAAGAATTTCTAGATATGAATTTGCCATAATGATTGCAGAAAAGCTTGATCTTGATAAATCATTACTAAAACCAATAAAAATTCAAGACATGAATTGGAAAGCTACAAGACCAAAAGACTCATCTCTAGATATTTCAAAAGCTAAAAAAATTTTGATGAACAAACCTGAAGAAATTGAATATGCCTTAGAAAATTTTATTTATGAAATAAAAAATCTTAAAAATTAAAAAATATTGAATATTTATTTATAAGAATTTGAAAAAGATTTTCAGTATTAATTTTGTCTGTTTTCCCTAACAACATTTACTATGGAATAAAGAATTGTAGCTGTAATTAATAAAATTGTGCCTAAGATCACCCCTCCAATACCAATAAGAGCAATATTTGTCATCACTACTCGTTCTTCAGAATAGATTTGCATAGTCCAAGCTCCAAAAATTAATCCCAAAATAAGAAAACATAATCCTGTCACTCCATAATACAAAAGAGGTCGTTCAATGGCTACATGTTTTACTGTACTCATAACAACTGAAGTTCCATGAGATATTGGTTCTTGAGAATGAGTATTATTTTCATAAGAAATAGTAATAGGAATTTCAGTTATCCTCATATTCTTTTTTGAAGCTTTAATGAGAATTTCTGTAGAAATTCCCATGCCTGATTCAGTGGGAAAAATTTGATCAATCACATTTTTTTTATATGCTCTGAAACCACTTTGTGAATCAGTTATCTTAGAACCCGTCATCACGTTAGTAAGTCCAGTGATTGTTTTAATGCCAATTTTTCTGTATGTTGGTAAACCTTTTGTTGTTCCAAGAAATCTTGAACCTATTACAATGTCTGCTTTATTATCATAGATTGGTTTTAACATTGAGTCAATTTCAGATATTTGATGTTGTCCATCTGCATCAAAAGTTACCAAAACATCACCTTCAATTTTTTTTGATTCATTAAAAATAGTTTTTATTGCAGAGCCATATCCCATGTTTTTGTCATGTTTTACAACATGAACGCCCATTAATGATGCAATTACAGATGTCATATCTGATGAACCATCATCACACACAATAATTTGGGCATATTTTTGCTTTAATTTTGCAATAATTGATCCTATATTTCTTTCTTCATTAAATGCAGGAATTCCAATTATTACTTTCAAATTATGATAGTTTCTTTTGATTGGTTATTTAAGGAGTGGCAATCTAAAATGCATAGAAACCTCATATCAAGTATTATTTTGTGGTTAATTTTTTAATATGAATATTCTCAACAAAGATGAAAATGAAATTATTATTTTGGATCAATGTATTTATGTTACATTTTGGATTATCTTATTATTTAAAGCAAAAACTTGATGCAGAATTTACTGCCATTATTGATACTCCCAATAAGCCGAAACAAATGTTTCTTAATCAAAAAATAGTTGATTTTAGAAAAACATGGTATTTTCACGATCATATTAAAAAAACAACAGTAAATCCAGATCTAGAATATTTATCAAGTTTTGAAAAAAAATATCATATTGATTTATGGAAACTGGCATTAAACGAAAGGCATTTTTATAGATTCAATAATTTTTATAAATTTACGACCAATGAAATTTTGAAATTTTTAGAACAAGAGTGTAAATTATTTGAACAAATTTTGGATGAAGTTAAACCAGATTATTTTTTGACATACGATCCACCATTTCATCATCAAAAATTATTAATGGATTTATGTAAAGCCAAAGGTATCAAGGTCTTATGTATTTTCATATCAAGATATAAAGATAAAAGCATTATTGCTGAAAGCGGTAGTACTTTTGATTTACCTCGAAATTTAGACATGATAGAATTGAATGAATCAGAGAAAAATGGACTAGATGAAATAATGAATGAATCTAGTTATAATGCGTTAACAAAAAAATGGACAAATGAAAGAAATGTTTCAACATCAAACAAACTCAAAGCTTTGACAGATTATGTACTATTTTCTGATTCCAAAAATACACAATCAAATTTTACTTATTATGGGAGAAATAAATTAAAAGTTATTCAAGATACCATTTCATTTTACATAAAGCGTGAATGGAGATCAAGATACTTGGAGAAAAATCTTAAAAAAGTAGTTGATTTAGATATTCCATTTGTGTATTATCCTCTCAATATTGATGCTGAATTAACTATTCTTCATTATGCTCCTTTTTTTACTAATCAAATTGAAATTATCAGACACATAGCAAAATCTCTTCCAGTTGATCATATGTTATATGTTAAGGAACATATTCATGCTGTCTTTAGAGGATGGAGAGAAACAAGTCAATATAAGGAATTAATTGAAATTCCGAATGTTGTTGTAATTCATCCTTCTTATTCTTCAAATGAGTTAGTTAAAAATAGTAAATTGGTGATTACTATCAGGGGAACTGCAACCATTGATGCAGCATATCAAAACAAACCTTCAATAATTTTTGGCGATATGGCACACGATATGTTACCATCAGTTTACAAAATTGAAAATCTTAGAGATTTACCTGAATTGATAAAAACCGCATTAAGGACACCAATTAATTCAGTGTATATTAACAAATATCTTAAGTTAATGAAAGAGAGAACTTTTGATTTTAATTGGTGGGATTATGAAAATAAAAGAAATAATCAATTTTATTCAGGAAATATTCTTTCTGATGTTGAATATCAAGAAAACGATGTAAAAGAATTTTTTGATAATAATAAAGAAATATTTGAAACATTAGCAAACGCGCATTTATCAAAAATCGAATGAATTAATTTACTTTAACAAGAATATTAATTATGAAAATTATTTTTCT
This window harbors:
- a CDS encoding glycosyltransferase family 2 protein, translated to MKVIIGIPAFNEERNIGSIIAKLKQKYAQIIVCDDGSSDMTSVIASLMGVHVVKHDKNMGYGSAIKTIFNESKKIEGDVLVTFDADGQHQISEIDSMLKPIYDNKADIVIGSRFLGTTKGLPTYRKIGIKTITGLTNVMTGSKITDSQSGFRAYKKNVIDQIFPTESGMGISTEILIKASKKNMRITEIPITISYENNTHSQEPISHGTSVVMSTVKHVAIERPLLYYGVTGLCFLILGLIFGAWTMQIYSEERVVMTNIALIGIGGVILGTILLITATILYSIVNVVRENRQN